A DNA window from Amycolatopsis sp. DSM 110486 contains the following coding sequences:
- a CDS encoding FAD-binding oxidoreductase: MVSPLVSRNLVVVGAGIIGASVAYHAARAGAVVTLVDAGRPGAGVTAGSFAWIGAAGVRTGPAAGLRVTAAEEYRRLEAELPGLPVTWSGSLSWGAADTVPEAGPGQEIVDAATVAKLEPTLTQPPEWAVWAPGDGAADPVGVSERLVAGARAHGARVHPDTPVIAVRRDAAGRVAGVETAAGPLAGATVVLAAGVATAALAAPLGVRVPVDPSPATLFRLRAPAGRVRTVVHNRDFDLRQVATDRLHAAADSPERTLAAVRATFRGAANVELLSTRVGVRPMPADGEPIIGPVPEVPGLYLAVMHSAVTLAAAVGHLVARELVDGTVEPSLAGCRLDRF; encoded by the coding sequence GTGGTGAGCCCGCTGGTGAGCAGGAACCTGGTAGTCGTCGGCGCCGGCATTATCGGCGCCTCGGTGGCCTATCACGCCGCTCGGGCCGGCGCCGTCGTGACCCTGGTCGACGCCGGGCGGCCAGGTGCCGGTGTGACGGCGGGCTCGTTCGCCTGGATCGGAGCGGCCGGTGTGCGCACCGGTCCGGCCGCCGGGCTGCGGGTGACCGCGGCGGAGGAGTACCGCCGGCTCGAGGCCGAGCTGCCGGGACTCCCCGTGACCTGGTCCGGCTCACTGTCCTGGGGCGCGGCGGACACCGTGCCGGAGGCTGGGCCCGGGCAGGAGATCGTGGACGCGGCCACCGTGGCAAAGCTTGAGCCCACCCTTACGCAGCCTCCGGAGTGGGCCGTCTGGGCACCCGGTGACGGCGCCGCCGACCCGGTAGGCGTGAGCGAGCGGCTGGTCGCGGGCGCCCGCGCCCACGGCGCCCGGGTGCATCCGGACACCCCGGTCATCGCGGTCCGACGGGACGCCGCGGGTCGGGTCGCCGGGGTCGAGACGGCCGCGGGACCCCTCGCCGGTGCGACTGTGGTGCTCGCGGCCGGAGTGGCCACGGCCGCGTTGGCCGCGCCGCTCGGCGTTCGCGTCCCGGTCGACCCGTCGCCGGCGACGCTCTTCCGGCTCCGCGCCCCCGCCGGTAGGGTCCGCACCGTGGTCCACAACCGGGACTTCGATCTCCGGCAGGTCGCCACCGACCGGCTCCACGCCGCTGCAGACTCGCCAGAACGGACTCTCGCCGCCGTCCGGGCCACCTTCCGCGGCGCGGCGAACGTCGAGCTACTCAGCACCCGGGTCGGCGTACGCCCCATGCCGGCCGACGGCGAGCCGATCATCGGCCCGGTCCCCGAGGTGCCCGGCCTCTACCTGGCGGTGATGCACTCCGCGGTCACGCTCGCCGCGGCCGTAGGCCACCTGGTCGCGCGGGAGCTGGTCGACGGCACCGTCGAGCCCTCGCTGGCGGGCTGCCGCCTCGACCGCTTCTAG
- a CDS encoding S8 family serine peptidase — protein sequence MRTSRKRRAVAAAACLASSLSSILVAGPASAAPGRASGPAAPTTHTVTLVTGDVVTVNTTGDAGDSGGTISVKGPDGGPSDARILESAGDVYVYPSSAMSYLAKGILDRRLFDVTDLIAAGYDDAHRADLPLIVSYTNPSPGFQANTAPRGSTLVRPLASVDGAAVTENRAQARDFWAAVTAGAPSSFAAAPAFANGIKQIWLDGKVYADLAESTAQIGAPEVWTGGDTGQGVDVAVLDTGVDEGHPDLAGRIVDTRSFIPGEDVKDLHGHGTHVASTIAGTGAASGGTEKGVAPGARLHIGKVLANSGSGSDSEILAGMEWAAVDEHAKIINMSLGTQEPSDGTDPMSQAVNRLSAQTGALFVIAAGNTSGPGTVSSPGAADAALTVGAVDGTDHLAEFSSQGPRVGDGALKPEITAPGVDILAARSQYASEGEGFYQTLSGTSMSTPHVVGAAALLAAEHPELTGAQLKDLLTSTAKQTPDYTAFQAGSGRVDVAAASRAGIFASATAYAGQDGSGAVSRPVTYTNFGATPVNLALSIAAPGVTQGMFTLSADRVTVPAHGTAAVTVTIDPHAAPGPSDGFTAQILATGGDGALAAHTAVSLGAPTHLLTINVKDSAGQPASAFVMVLRAGDPNPIPVPVDGSVSFYTPDDQYSALGYLTVPGVHGPNSQGVALLGDPDFTFDGDRTITLDAGHVRLVDETTPQPGVPSYLRLEYSRMLNQDGRWHDFGLANTGVDSLWIQPQGKVTHGDFTVGARWRKEQPALTVSDRGTDYTDVLRQAGVTPLSDGTRNLPLVFAGNGAPSDYAGLGARGKAVVIRRTASATPAALAKAAADAGAKLLLVANDQPGRQSLFFGTDSLHPSPIDVGLLSPDEGAKLIAQARQRNATLHTESHPAPAYLYDLMHTWQNDLPKDMVVHASGKNLARVDETFAGSVPNGGGEEWRYDFPSYSEWGIGNYVAMAASGHRTDWVTTDGANRWGHEVTDGVLGEWGVARTYRPGTVSSDDWFTPIQRPYLNNNYLGPTRTGDQMRIDVPGYGNADHVGASSDARQTVTLFQGDTQLGKSDNGLIMYPTAPSSGPRQYRLVVANERDTNPYSSSTTTAWTFTSAAPKVFGEQDLLPLLQIRYDLDPNASGSVPRDSKFGVTVEQRAPVSVGLTPVSIAGGGTVRAPRVEISYDDGTTWTRLSDDHRGDYRLDAPKKARFASLRVTASDSAGNSVTQTIVRAFGLR from the coding sequence TTGAGAACTTCACGCAAGCGTCGGGCCGTCGCGGCGGCCGCGTGCCTCGCGTCGTCGCTCAGCTCGATTCTGGTCGCCGGTCCGGCCTCGGCCGCTCCCGGCAGAGCGTCGGGGCCCGCGGCCCCGACAACCCACACCGTCACCCTGGTCACCGGTGATGTCGTCACGGTGAACACGACCGGCGACGCCGGTGACAGCGGGGGGACGATCTCGGTCAAGGGGCCGGACGGCGGCCCCTCCGACGCGCGGATCCTCGAGTCGGCAGGCGACGTGTACGTCTACCCGTCCTCGGCGATGTCCTACCTCGCCAAGGGGATCCTGGACCGCCGCCTCTTCGACGTCACGGACCTGATCGCCGCCGGCTACGACGACGCGCACCGCGCCGACCTGCCCCTGATCGTCTCCTACACCAACCCTTCCCCCGGATTCCAGGCGAACACCGCGCCCCGCGGCTCGACCCTGGTCCGGCCGCTGGCGAGCGTCGACGGCGCCGCCGTCACCGAGAACCGCGCGCAGGCGCGGGACTTCTGGGCCGCGGTGACGGCTGGGGCGCCGTCCTCCTTCGCGGCGGCACCGGCGTTCGCCAACGGCATCAAGCAGATCTGGCTCGACGGCAAGGTCTACGCCGACCTGGCCGAATCGACCGCGCAGATCGGCGCACCCGAGGTCTGGACCGGCGGCGACACCGGGCAGGGCGTCGACGTCGCGGTCCTCGACACGGGCGTGGACGAGGGCCACCCCGATCTGGCGGGACGCATCGTCGACACGCGCAGCTTCATCCCCGGCGAGGACGTCAAGGACCTTCACGGCCACGGCACCCACGTCGCCTCCACCATCGCCGGCACGGGCGCCGCGTCCGGCGGCACCGAGAAGGGTGTCGCCCCGGGCGCTCGCCTGCACATCGGCAAGGTGCTGGCGAACTCCGGCTCCGGCAGCGACTCCGAGATCCTCGCCGGCATGGAGTGGGCGGCGGTCGACGAGCACGCCAAGATCATCAACATGAGCCTGGGCACGCAGGAGCCCTCCGACGGCACGGATCCGATGTCGCAGGCGGTGAACCGGCTCAGCGCGCAGACCGGTGCCCTGTTCGTGATCGCCGCGGGCAACACCTCCGGCCCCGGCACCGTCAGCTCGCCCGGCGCCGCCGACGCGGCGCTGACCGTGGGCGCGGTGGACGGCACCGACCACCTCGCCGAGTTCTCGAGCCAAGGCCCCCGGGTCGGCGACGGCGCACTCAAGCCGGAGATCACCGCCCCCGGCGTCGACATCCTGGCCGCGCGGTCGCAGTACGCGTCCGAAGGCGAGGGTTTCTACCAAACGCTGAGCGGCACGTCGATGTCCACGCCGCACGTGGTCGGCGCCGCCGCGCTGCTCGCCGCGGAGCACCCCGAGCTCACCGGCGCCCAGCTGAAGGACCTGCTGACCAGCACCGCGAAGCAGACCCCCGACTACACCGCGTTCCAGGCCGGCAGCGGCCGCGTGGACGTGGCTGCCGCCTCCCGCGCCGGGATCTTCGCCTCGGCCACCGCGTACGCCGGGCAGGACGGGTCCGGCGCCGTCAGCCGCCCGGTGACGTACACCAACTTCGGTGCCACGCCGGTGAACCTCGCCCTGTCGATCGCCGCGCCCGGCGTGACGCAGGGGATGTTCACGCTCTCGGCCGACCGGGTCACCGTGCCCGCGCACGGCACCGCCGCGGTCACCGTGACCATCGACCCGCACGCCGCGCCCGGCCCGTCCGACGGCTTCACCGCCCAGATCCTGGCCACCGGAGGAGACGGTGCGCTCGCCGCGCACACCGCCGTCTCGCTCGGCGCGCCGACGCACCTGCTGACCATCAACGTCAAGGACTCCGCCGGCCAGCCCGCGTCCGCCTTCGTCATGGTGCTCCGGGCGGGCGATCCGAACCCGATCCCGGTGCCGGTCGACGGCAGCGTGAGCTTCTACACGCCGGACGACCAGTACTCGGCGCTCGGTTACCTGACCGTGCCCGGTGTCCACGGCCCGAATTCCCAGGGCGTGGCGCTGCTCGGCGATCCTGACTTCACGTTCGACGGGGACCGCACGATCACCCTCGACGCCGGACACGTCCGGCTGGTCGACGAGACCACTCCGCAGCCCGGCGTCCCCAGCTACCTGCGGCTCGAGTACTCGCGGATGCTCAACCAGGACGGCCGCTGGCACGACTTCGGTCTGGCGAACACCGGCGTCGACAGCCTGTGGATCCAGCCGCAGGGCAAGGTGACGCACGGCGACTTCACCGTCGGCGCGCGGTGGCGCAAGGAACAACCGGCGTTGACAGTCTCCGACCGGGGTACCGACTACACCGACGTCCTGCGGCAGGCGGGCGTCACCCCGCTGTCCGACGGAACCCGGAACCTGCCGCTCGTCTTCGCCGGCAATGGCGCGCCTTCGGACTACGCCGGCCTCGGCGCGAGGGGCAAAGCGGTGGTCATCCGGCGCACCGCGTCGGCGACCCCGGCCGCGCTGGCCAAGGCGGCGGCCGACGCCGGCGCCAAGCTGCTGCTGGTCGCCAACGATCAGCCCGGACGGCAGAGCCTGTTCTTCGGCACGGACTCGCTGCACCCGAGCCCGATCGACGTCGGGCTCCTCAGCCCCGACGAGGGCGCCAAGCTGATCGCCCAGGCCCGGCAGCGCAACGCGACGCTGCACACGGAGTCGCACCCGGCGCCGGCGTACCTCTACGACCTCATGCACACCTGGCAGAACGACCTGCCCAAGGACATGGTCGTCCACGCGTCGGGCAAGAACCTCGCGCGCGTCGACGAGACGTTCGCCGGGTCCGTTCCGAACGGCGGCGGTGAGGAGTGGCGGTACGACTTCCCGTCGTACTCGGAGTGGGGCATCGGGAACTACGTCGCCATGGCCGCCAGCGGCCACCGCACCGACTGGGTCACCACCGACGGCGCGAACCGGTGGGGCCACGAAGTCACCGACGGCGTGCTGGGCGAATGGGGCGTCGCGCGGACGTACCGGCCCGGCACCGTGTCGAGCGACGACTGGTTCACGCCGATCCAGCGGCCGTACCTCAACAACAACTACCTCGGCCCGACGCGCACCGGTGACCAGATGCGGATCGACGTGCCGGGCTACGGCAACGCCGACCACGTCGGCGCCAGCTCCGACGCGCGCCAGACCGTGACCCTCTTCCAGGGCGACACCCAGCTGGGCAAGTCCGACAACGGGCTCATCATGTACCCCACCGCCCCCAGCTCCGGGCCGCGGCAGTACCGCCTGGTCGTGGCGAACGAGCGCGACACGAACCCGTACTCGTCCTCGACCACGACGGCGTGGACGTTCACCTCGGCCGCCCCGAAGGTCTTCGGTGAACAGGATCTGTTGCCCCTGCTGCAGATCCGCTACGACCTCGACCCGAACGCCTCCGGATCCGTACCGCGTGACTCGAAGTTCGGCGTCACCGTCGAACAACGCGCCCCGGTGTCCGTGGGCCTGACCCCGGTCTCGATCGCGGGCGGCGGCACCGTTCGCGCGCCCCGCGTCGAGATCTCCTACGACGACGGCACCACCTGGACCCGCCTCTCCGACGACCACCGAGGCGACTACCGGCTGGACGCACCGAAAAAGGCGCGGTTCGCCTCGCTGCGGGTGACCGCTTCCGATTCCGCGGGCAACTCCGTCACGCAGACGATCGTGCGGGCTTTCGGGCTTCGCTGA
- a CDS encoding dienelactone hydrolase family protein yields MPTRVDRLQLADGPVDLPVWLPAGGHGPGLVLIQEIFGLDAYLSGVAADLAELGYVVAVPELFHRFAPGWSSAHDEAGVARSMEIAGQLDHALALSDVLATLAHLRGVSSGAGVLGFCLGGSLAFAAAAAGTPDTAVSFYGSTVAGEIASLDEVSCPIQFHFGGQDPFIPRSDVSVVEAAVALHPGAEIFVQEDAGHAFHNRVAPMFYRPEAAARAWELTKEFLRRTLPV; encoded by the coding sequence TTGCCCACTCGTGTCGATCGCCTGCAGCTCGCCGACGGTCCCGTCGACCTGCCCGTGTGGCTCCCCGCCGGCGGCCACGGCCCCGGCCTGGTGCTGATCCAGGAAATCTTCGGCCTGGACGCTTATCTCTCCGGCGTTGCCGCGGACCTCGCCGAGCTGGGTTACGTCGTCGCCGTGCCCGAACTGTTCCACCGCTTCGCGCCGGGCTGGTCGTCGGCCCATGACGAGGCCGGGGTCGCCCGGTCGATGGAGATCGCCGGTCAGCTCGACCACGCGCTCGCTCTGTCGGACGTCCTGGCGACCCTCGCGCACCTGCGCGGCGTGAGCTCTGGTGCCGGTGTGCTGGGCTTCTGCTTGGGCGGGTCTCTCGCGTTCGCTGCTGCTGCCGCGGGCACGCCGGACACGGCGGTGTCGTTCTACGGGTCGACGGTGGCTGGGGAGATCGCTTCGCTGGACGAGGTGAGTTGCCCGATCCAGTTCCATTTCGGTGGCCAGGACCCGTTCATTCCGCGGTCGGACGTTTCTGTGGTGGAGGCGGCGGTGGCCTTGCATCCGGGGGCGGAGATTTTCGTGCAGGAGGACGCCGGGCACGCGTTCCACAACCGCGTGGCGCCGATGTTCTACCGACCTGAGGCGGCGGCGCGGGCATGGGAGTTGACGAAGGAGTTCCTGCGCCGGACTCTGCCGGTGTAG
- a CDS encoding MBL fold metallo-hydrolase: MLNQVADGVWVRQSEWVWSNAIVVRADGGLVLVDPGIGGADLNELADDVERLGVPVVAGFATHPHWDHLLWHSRFGDVPRYATAACAEVASGARERARTMAAESASGIPLDLVALLTPLPADGGPVPGELVEHEAHAAGHAAVLLADRGVLLAGDMLSDVLIPLLDPRRPGQVDAYEAALDRLAEAARHVDVLVPGHGAVAEGPEVAARIAADRAYIDALRRGEEPVDVRLEQDWLAGPHQANLARRSAR, from the coding sequence ATGCTGAATCAGGTGGCCGACGGCGTCTGGGTGCGGCAGAGCGAGTGGGTCTGGAGCAACGCCATCGTGGTGCGCGCCGACGGCGGGCTGGTCCTGGTCGACCCCGGCATCGGCGGTGCCGATCTGAACGAGCTCGCCGACGACGTGGAGCGGCTCGGCGTTCCGGTGGTCGCCGGGTTCGCGACCCATCCCCACTGGGACCACCTGCTCTGGCACTCCCGGTTCGGCGACGTGCCGCGCTACGCCACCGCCGCCTGCGCCGAGGTCGCGAGCGGAGCCCGGGAGCGGGCGCGGACGATGGCCGCGGAGAGCGCGTCGGGCATCCCGCTCGACCTGGTCGCGCTGCTCACCCCGCTGCCCGCGGACGGCGGACCGGTGCCGGGCGAGCTCGTCGAGCACGAGGCGCACGCCGCCGGCCACGCCGCGGTCCTCCTCGCGGACCGGGGCGTCCTGCTCGCCGGCGACATGCTCTCCGATGTCCTCATCCCGCTGCTGGACCCTCGCCGCCCCGGCCAGGTGGACGCCTACGAAGCAGCACTCGACCGGCTGGCCGAGGCCGCCCGGCACGTCGACGTCCTGGTCCCCGGCCACGGCGCCGTCGCCGAAGGGCCCGAGGTGGCGGCCCGAATTGCCGCCGATCGTGCGTATATCGACGCCCTGCGGCGGGGCGAGGAACCGGTCGACGTGCGTCTCGAACAGGATTGGCTCGCGGGCCCACATCAGGCGAACTTGGCTCGACGCTCAGCACGCTGA
- a CDS encoding aminoglycoside phosphotransferase family protein: protein MADVGARLAGRFGPAVEDWLAEVPALAARLASRWGLVLGEVFASGASSVVVRCRWHDGTRAVLKLSPDRALLTKQVEMLRVFAPSGRVPVVLTADAEAGVMVLEEIVPGTEAGDLPQPALPRRWGELLGALHAVAPPAHWPWHLRGRCDEAFARIGRRLSDPAVGARIDQATWRRAMRRCETLLATQTKLVLVHGDLHLGNVLDGGPSRGLVAIDPKACLGDPCFDAVDYVVAGAGHEGVAARCRRVAAACGLDGNRLYAWSQVIAPMAAIARLTYGGPEPVIEELLDLAR, encoded by the coding sequence ATGGCGGACGTCGGTGCGCGGTTGGCGGGGCGATTCGGTCCTGCGGTCGAGGATTGGCTCGCTGAGGTCCCGGCACTGGCTGCGCGGCTGGCTTCCCGGTGGGGCCTCGTGCTCGGTGAGGTTTTCGCGAGTGGAGCGTCGTCCGTGGTCGTGCGCTGTCGATGGCACGACGGGACCCGAGCGGTTCTCAAGCTCAGTCCGGATCGGGCGTTGTTGACCAAGCAGGTGGAGATGCTGCGCGTGTTCGCGCCTTCGGGGCGGGTGCCGGTCGTCTTGACCGCCGATGCGGAAGCCGGGGTGATGGTGCTGGAGGAGATCGTCCCCGGCACCGAAGCCGGAGACCTGCCTCAGCCGGCTTTGCCGCGGCGGTGGGGTGAGCTGCTTGGCGCGCTGCACGCCGTGGCCCCACCCGCGCACTGGCCATGGCACTTGCGCGGCCGGTGTGACGAGGCCTTCGCCCGGATCGGCCGGAGGCTTTCCGACCCGGCCGTCGGCGCGCGGATCGATCAGGCCACGTGGCGACGGGCGATGCGGCGCTGCGAGACATTGCTGGCCACGCAGACCAAGCTCGTGCTGGTGCACGGCGACCTGCATCTCGGCAACGTCCTCGACGGCGGCCCGTCGCGGGGGCTGGTCGCGATCGACCCGAAGGCGTGTCTGGGCGATCCGTGCTTCGATGCCGTCGACTACGTGGTAGCCGGTGCCGGGCACGAGGGTGTCGCGGCCCGGTGCCGGCGGGTGGCGGCCGCGTGCGGGCTCGACGGGAACCGGCTGTACGCCTGGAGTCAGGTGATCGCACCGATGGCAGCCATCGCGCGCCTCACCTACGGCGGACCGGAGCCCGTGATCGAGGAACTGCTCGACCTGGCTCGGTGA
- a CDS encoding phage tail protein: protein MPHTVDFVTVSTDGLESSPVAAALAGLRANEARYFKNKYDHVFTVEPAADAAATVDWVHRILSEERGIVIASRPLEATAFQVENVRMAYVFYEDGLSINVMYTLDEAGKRAVGFKLSDGMEVPAELGAFKFARQKSKLAGTIRGSYFVIKNEY from the coding sequence ATGCCCCACACCGTCGACTTCGTCACCGTATCGACCGACGGCCTGGAGTCCTCACCGGTCGCCGCCGCGCTCGCCGGCCTGCGCGCGAACGAGGCCCGGTACTTCAAGAACAAATACGACCACGTCTTCACGGTCGAGCCCGCCGCCGACGCCGCGGCGACCGTCGACTGGGTCCACCGGATCCTCTCGGAAGAACGCGGCATCGTCATCGCCTCCCGCCCTCTCGAGGCGACGGCGTTCCAGGTCGAGAACGTCCGGATGGCCTACGTCTTCTACGAGGACGGGCTGTCGATCAACGTCATGTACACCCTCGACGAAGCCGGGAAACGGGCCGTCGGGTTCAAGCTGTCCGACGGGATGGAGGTTCCCGCGGAGCTCGGCGCGTTCAAGTTCGCTCGCCAGAAGTCGAAGCTGGCGGGAACGATCCGAGGGTCTTACTTCGTGATCAAGAACGAGTACTGA
- a CDS encoding helix-turn-helix domain-containing protein, which yields MELAVLGLSADEERVYEALVALPGSTVAALADHLSGPAGPLQRTLDALVDKHLVAASGSPARYLAAPPDIAINQLVQQRERELSAARAKVHSLSEIHRSAHRTSPELVIEQLTDRETIAAAVAHLESEALHQVRVFDTPPYYESPGGEGAARNTQAQIARHQNDGVAHRVIYSLDAVAWPQKLETDILPAVRGGEEARTRRTLPIKLIIRDDQDALIPFDLSHSGLQVAYLVRRSPLLTALEALFEGEWAQAAPLDASAVTPGPFGGGPRPDDETRALLTMMMAGLTDTAIARVNGWSTRTTYRRLQRLMTELGASTRFQAGSLAERRGWL from the coding sequence ATGGAGCTCGCTGTCCTGGGGTTGTCCGCCGACGAGGAGCGGGTCTATGAAGCGCTCGTCGCCCTGCCCGGGTCGACGGTTGCTGCGCTTGCCGACCACCTGTCGGGCCCGGCGGGCCCGTTGCAGCGGACGCTCGACGCTCTCGTCGACAAGCACTTGGTGGCCGCCAGCGGCAGCCCGGCGCGGTACCTGGCCGCTCCGCCGGACATCGCGATCAACCAGCTCGTGCAGCAGCGGGAACGCGAACTCAGCGCGGCGCGCGCGAAAGTGCATTCGCTCTCGGAGATCCACCGCAGCGCGCACCGCACGAGCCCCGAGCTCGTGATCGAGCAGCTCACCGACCGCGAAACGATCGCCGCGGCCGTCGCACACCTGGAATCCGAGGCGCTGCACCAGGTCCGCGTGTTCGACACACCGCCGTACTACGAGTCGCCCGGGGGCGAAGGCGCCGCCCGCAACACCCAGGCGCAGATCGCGCGCCACCAGAACGACGGCGTCGCGCACCGCGTGATCTACAGCCTCGACGCGGTGGCCTGGCCCCAGAAGCTGGAAACCGACATCCTGCCCGCCGTCCGCGGCGGCGAAGAAGCCCGGACCCGCCGGACGCTGCCCATCAAACTCATCATCCGCGACGACCAGGACGCCCTCATCCCGTTCGACCTCAGCCACAGCGGCCTGCAGGTCGCCTACCTCGTCCGCCGATCCCCGCTCCTCACCGCCCTCGAGGCGCTCTTCGAGGGCGAATGGGCCCAGGCCGCCCCGCTCGACGCGTCCGCGGTGACGCCGGGTCCTTTTGGTGGCGGTCCCCGGCCGGACGACGAAACCCGCGCCCTGCTCACGATGATGATGGCGGGCCTCACCGACACGGCCATCGCGCGCGTGAACGGCTGGAGCACCCGGACGACGTACCGCCGGCTTCAGCGCCTGATGACCGAGCTGGGCGCGTCGACGCGGTTTCAGGCGGGCAGTCTGGCGGAGCGCCGCGGCTGGCTGTGA